A genomic segment from Bradysia coprophila strain Holo2 chromosome III, BU_Bcop_v1, whole genome shotgun sequence encodes:
- the LOC119077808 gene encoding synaptophysin-like codes for MNYSLTAFQEPRGVMRILQFIFAIVAFSTTANFSVDVTFTCVTTTNSTRTVSYPFRFSENVCTEKSSNTAFWMAANVSSDAQFYVATGVLSLLYCIFIIAVYAFLDEVYKSKSEVPLADFMITTVLAIFWLSGSAAWSNGTSALKSVTDPMYLYKTCDACNVVTTSFSRLNISLIIGFLNFFLWASDLWFLYKETIWFQGRQANTATVGTPTV; via the exons ATGAATTACTCGCTAACCGCATTTCAAGAACCCAGGGGGGTGATGAGAATATTGCAGTTT ATATTTGCAATAGTCGCCTTTTCGACAACAGCCAATTTTTCGGTAGATGTTACGTTCACTTGtgttacaacaacaaattctACGAGAACAGTAAGCTATCCGTTTCGGTTTTCGGAAAATGTCTGCACTGAGAAATCCTCGAATACCGCATTCTGGATGGCTGCTAATGTCAGCTCTGATGCCCAG TTTTATGTGGCCACTGGTGTCCTGTCCCTTTTATATTGCATTTTCATCATTGCTGTTTACGCCTTCCTGGACGAAGTTTACAAAAGCAAAAGTGAAGTTCCGCTAGCCGACTTTATGATTACTACAGTTTTGGCTATATTTTGGTTGTCTGGAAGTGCTGCCTGGTCGAATGGTACGAGCGCATTGAAGTCGGTGACCGATCCCATGTACTTGTATAAGACTTGTGACGCGTGCAACGTCGTTACTACCAGCTTTTCGCGGCTCAACATATCATTG ATAATCGGCTTCCTGAACTTCTTTTTATGGGCATCGGATTTGTGGTTTTTGTACAAGGAAACAATTTGGTTCCAAGGCAGACAGGCAAACACCGCCACTGTAGGTACACCAACGGTGTAA
- the LOC119076458 gene encoding major facilitator superfamily domain-containing protein 12-like has translation MPADKKPLLKSNKKQNYGSTSSPSTSTTEHPPDPNSIDPLCDTGTYSQTVDTNNGNIPIDQMKSTLSFLQKSGFGLGHVYNDLCAGVWFSYTLLFMQGALQMPGAEAGALVMVGQVGDAIATPIIGILADKFGTKRKWHIAGTGLVFLTFPLIFSICPWCTTAPVWWTPTYFAAVILLFQLGWATVQISHLAMIPELCKTARDRADLTAIRYSASVTSNVIVFIVTWLVLKSRTQNDSNIGPGDAYRFRDVSLILTLVGISMAVCFHFSLSVSGYSLLRQQALDHNQRRRRSSDTRDPVERSENSTETETPRRQKNFLKSPLLYQNAFLYVFSRLFMTTALIYIPLWLDERTGTNEARVAFNAEDKSVEHIATVPLVSFLSSFLASMAMKYSNRIGHRVSYLLGSVIGISGCVWVALAAPPTASSIRLYCIAILFGVGSSVTMISSLCITADMIGRHADQSGFIYSAVTFTDKLITGVVVVVIEALKCDTRTQCPEYYKNVLAYACGTACILGLFILTTLQCNRRRPSRQRVLAT, from the exons ATGCCTGCCGATAAGAAACCACTCctgaaatcaaataaaaaacaaaactacGGCTCAACAAGTTCTCCGTCCACATCCACAACAGAACATCCTCCAGACCCAAATTCCATAGATCCTCTATGTGACACTGGAACTTACTCACAAACAGTCGACACGAACAACGGCAACATACCaatagatcaaatgaagtcgaCGCTATCGTTTCTGCAGAAAAGCGGTTTTGGATTGGGCCATGTTTACAACGACCTGTGTGCTGGCGTTTGGTTTAGCTATACATTGCTGTTTATGCAAGGCGCATTGCAAATGCCAGGTGCTGAAGCTGGAGCACTGGTTATGGTTGGACAGGTGGGTGATGCAATTGCGACACCGATAATAGGTATTCTAGCTGATAAGTTTGGTACAAAGAGAAAGTGGCACATAGCAG GTACTGGTCTAGTGTTCTTGACGTTTCCACTCATATTTTCCATATGCCCATGGTGTACAACAGCACCAGTGTGGTGGACGCCAACATATTTCGCAGCggttattttattgtttcaattgGGCTGGGCTACGGTTCAAATCAGTCATTTGGCTATGATACCAGAACTATGTAAAACGGCAAGAGATCGAGCTGATTTAACTGCAATTAGATATTCAGCATCGGTTACATCGAATGTGATTGTATTTATTGTTACATGGCTGGTTCTGAAATCGCGTACACAGAATGACTCAAACATAGGACCGGGGGATGCATATCGCTTTAGA GACGTGTCGCTGATCCTAACATTAGTTGGAATCTCAATGGCGGTGtgctttcatttttcattgtcTGTGAGTGGGTACAGTCTCCTCCGTCAACAAGCTCTAGATCATAACCAACGACGTCGTAGGTCCTCAGACACGCGAGATCCGGTGGAGCGATCAGAGAATTCTACAGAAACGGAAACACCTCGACGACAGAAGAATTTCCTAAAATCTCCGCTTCTTTACCAGAACGCGTTCCTTTACGTATTCTCTCGGCTGTTCATGACCACGGCTTTGATCTACATTCCCTTGTGGCTGGATGAACGCACGGGCACAAACGAAGCAAGAGTGGCCTTTAATGCTGAGGACAAAAGTGTTGAACATATCGCTACAGTACCGCTggtttcatttctttcatcATTTCTGGCATCAATGGCtatgaaatattcaaatcgAATAGGACACCGTGTTTCGTATCTACTAGGTTCTGTTATCGGCATATCCGGTTGTGTTTGGGTAGCATTGGCCGCTCCACCGACCGCATCTTCAATTAGACTTTACTGCATTGcaattctattcggtgttggAAGTTCAGTAACAATGATTAGCAGTCTGTGCATAACAGCTGATATGATAGGGAGACATGCCGATCAGAGTGGTTTCATCTACTCAGCTGTTACTTTCACGGACAAATTAATCACTGGCGTTGTAGTTGTCGTCATCGAGGCACT CAAATGTGATACACGCACTCAGTGTCCAGAGTATTATAAGAATGTGTTGGCGTACGCATGTGGTACGGCTTGCATTTTaggattatttattttaacaacaTTACAGTGCAATAGGAGGCGACCGTCGCGGCAACGGGTGCTAGCTACGTAA